The nucleotide window CAGGCGCTATGTAGAAGATGAACCTCGGTATACCGAATATCCAGAAAAAGCAGGAGTTGAAGTAGCAAAGCCTTTGCCCCATCCTCAACCCTTTTTCTATGAGCGGGTTATTGAGTATCATAAGCTGCATCATGCCCTGCGCCCAGCGCGTCCTCTGGATGATGTAATCGTCGAAGGTCTCGGGAGAGAGGCCGCAGACCATGGGGCGGTTTATGTAGACGCTGTTATAGCCGCGGCTGTGGAGAAGAAACGATGTCTCCGCGTCCTCGGTTATGGAAACGCCCGATATGCCGCCGACCTCCATGAGATATTTTCTTCTAAGAACCGCTGCAGAGCCGCAAAAATAGCTCGAGTTCCACGCATTAAGGCCAAGGTGTATGACGCGGTAGAACATGTCGTTCTCGCCCGATATATTGGAAACAGCCGTAACGTTCTTCTCAACGGGCGTTGGATTGATAAAGAAGTGCGGCGTCTGCACAAGAAATAGTTTCTCATCCTTCTGGAACCAGCCGACTGTATTAAGAAGAAGGTCGCGCGTGGGCACGTGGTCGCAGTCGAGGATGAGCACCAGGTCGCCGTCCGTGTAGTTAAGGGCATGGTTTATGTTCCCGGCCTTTGCGGATTTGTTCGTCTCTCTCGTAAAGTACCCTACACCTAGCTCCTCGGCCATGCGCTTCAAGCTTATATGCCGCCTTATGGCCTCCTCGCTAAGCTCTGGCTTTGCCCTTCTCGCAACAGTCGAGCCGTCATTTAAAATATGTATCCTGAACTTGTCCTTTGGATAATTCATCTGTAGCGCGGCGACTACGGTGGTCTTTACTATATCCTCGCTCTCGGTATATGTCGGGACAAAGACGTCCACGACCGGATAGTTCGAGGGTTCGCCTTTTATGGGAATGATCTTATGCTCAAGGGGCCAGGCGTTTATCACAAGGCCCATGATATGAATGATAAAGGTATAGACCTCTGCCATGTAGAGCGTTGTCATGGCTATCAAGTCCCAGAAGCCCGTGTAGATGAGGGTTTCGGTGGTGCGCCATACAAAATACCTTACCGTAATAAAACCGGCGAGGACGATGAAGATAAGCCTTAATGGCGGTTTTTGAAAGGCCTTTATCCTGCCCATTATAAAGAGCGAGACAACAAGACCAAGGCCGATATGGAACTGCACCTGCGGATCAAGGTATCTTTCGACAAAACGAAGGGTAAATATAACGCCTAAGATGCTTATGAGCCCGGCGCTATAGGGAAGTATGTCCTTTACCCCAAGGCCTATGATATGCGCCCGGACTGCTTCATATAATCTTCGCGATATGGACATGCCCTGAAAATCCTCTCCCCTGCAAAAAACAAACAAATACCATCAGGTGTTATCCTGGCTATACCTGAATAACACCTAATCCCATGATTATGCAAGAATTTTCAGTTTAACTATATATGAATCAAAAAAGAATGTCCACTATAAAATGACTATAATTTATGGGGTGATTTAAATGAAAAACCGCCTGATTCCTTACCTTTTATAACGCGCAGTGTCGCACATCCATTATGCTATCTCGGCCATGAGGTCATAGGCAGAGACATTCTTGACCCTGGCCTCCACAATATCGCCGGGGGCGGCACTTCCTTCCTTTATATACGTCACGCCGTCCACCTCAGGGGCCTGGGTGGAGGCTCTGCCAACAAGCGAGTAACCGTCGAAGCTGCCCTTGGCCTCGATAAGCACTTTAATAGTAGAACCGATTAAGGCCTTGTTTTTCTTAAGAGATATCTTTTTCTGGCAGCCCATGAGGCGCCTAAACCTCGCGGCCTTTACCTTTTCCGTAAGCTGCCCGGAAAGCCTGGCCGCAGGTGTGCCATCTTCTTTGGAATACTTAAAAACGCCGAGCCTCTCGAAGCCCGTTTCCTCGACAAAGGTGAGTAGCTCTTTAAACTCCTTCTCTGTCTCGCCCGGAAACCCGGCGATTATGGAGGTCCTAAGTGTTACATCCGGTATCGCCCGCCTTATGCGCTTTATAACATCCTTTATCCCGGTCTTCGTACCGCTCCTGTTCATGGCCTTTAGCACGCGCGTCGAGATGTGTTGCACCGGCATGTCTATGTACTTACATACCTTATCTTCATCGCGTATTACTTTTATAAGTCCGTCGGTGATGCGGCTCGGGTAGAGATAAAGCAGCCGTATCCACTCTATGCCGCCAACCTTTGCAAGTGACCGCACGAGTTTCGGTAAATCCGCGCCCTTTAAATCTCTGCCAAAGCTCGTAATGTCCTGGGCAATAAGATTGATTTCCTTGACCCCTGCCTTTGCGAGGTCTTCTGCCTCTCTTACGACCGAGTCTATGGTTCTGCTTCTGAAAGCGCCGCGTATGGACGGAATAGTGCAGTACGAGCAGAGGTTACTGCAGCCTTCCGCTATCTTAACATAGGCAAAGTGGCTTGGGGTTGAAAGAATGCGCGGCGTGGAATAGTCATGTACATAGGTGGAGATGCCGGCCATGACGCGCTCTTTCGGGCCGTTTTTAACGACATCGGCGATTTTGTGGTACTCTCCGGTGCCGATAAAGCAGTCGACCTCCGAAAGTTCACGCTCTAGCTCGCCCTTATAGCGCTGCGTAAGACAGCCTGCGACAATGAGCATCCTGCAGCGCTTTTCTTTATACTCGGCAAGCCCGAGTATCTCGTCAACAGACTCCTTTGCAGCACTTTCGAGAAACCCGCATGTGTTGACGATGATGACGTCCGCCGCCGCCCTGTCAGTGACGATATCCAGCCCTGCTGCCTTTAACATGCCAAGCATGATTTCCGAATCAACAAGGTTCTTCGGACACCCGAGACTTACAAGGCATACTGTTTTCAGATTATTTGCCATAAGCTGATATTATAGCGCGAAAAGGGGCGGCGAATAAAGGAGGAAAAGCAGGCTACTTAAGAAAAAATACCGTAAAATAACTGGTAACGCTCTTTAAATCCGGCCTGCCTGCTATAATGGCGGCATTCGAATGCTCACGGAAATAAACGCTATCTATGCCCGAGTCCTTTAGAAATTTCATAAGCATGAACAGCCCCGGCCTATTATCCGCGTCAACATCCTTTATCCTGCCGATATCGAGCCCCTGTATCACGGCCTTGGAGCGTTCATCCATTTTATCAGCCTCCTTTGGCGTCTTATCATGTGAAAAATCCATACTAAGAAGGATAACTGTGCCCGGGTCCTTGGCGTAACGCTTGAGTTGTTCTGCAAGTTTCAGCATGTCAGGCCTCGACACGTGGTTACGTACAAGAATTGGCACTATCCGCGCCTCTGGAAAATATTGCTTTACAAAAGGTATCAGTATTCCGACTGAGTGCTCGCCGCTAAATGCCCCGGCATCTTCCTTAACTGAAATAGCCCGCCTCATATTGCCTACTGCATCGGCATCGGCGCTTATCATGCCAAAAGGCGTCTTCCACGGCAAAGAAGAAAAAGACGCGCTGTAAATACCCTTACTGTAATGGTCGGGGCCTATGAGGATTATGCGCTTGGGAGAACCCTGCGCGGCAAAACATTCGAAAAAATCCACCATCATCGAACTTGCGAGAAAATGGTGCGGCAGTATCCCGGCCCTTGGTTTCTTATCGCCAAACGCGCACGCGGAATGAGGCGCGCGCTTGTAGCTTTCGATTGCCCTGAGAAAGGTCTCGGGGCTGTCGCTATAAGACGTATAGTGACGGTCTCTGGCAAAGAGCGGCTGTGCCCAAAACAATATCAGGCACAAGAACGCTATAGCGGCAGCCCATGGCCAAAATGCCGGCTCTACTTTCTTATCTTGCGATACCACTCCGGCTCCAGCTTTTTAATCTCAGGGTCATCACTATACACCTTGGCCTTCCATTCCTTATCAGTCCAACGCTTGTTAGAGGCGAATTCATACCAGGAATAAATATAGCCGGATGTCAGCCTTGTGCCGCCGTAGTAGTCTTTGACTACCACAAGCATGAATTGCGGCACGCCTATGGCCACGCTTCGCACCATGCCGTCCGCACTGGTTGCTACATCGGCAATAAGCGCCATCTTAAGATACTCATCGTCTACAATATCTCCGGAATCACGCGGCAGTAGCAAACCCCTGTCGATACTGTTGGCGATGCTATTTATCTTCATATAATCGTCTTTCGTAATTGGACTACCCTCTACCTGTTTCTTCGCAATCTCTCCGGCATCCTTAACCAGGTCCTCGAAGGTCAGGAACTTATCCCTGTACTCCTCCGTCAAAAAATCACTGCCAAGGTCCTCTCTAAGCCTGGATACGGCCTTGCCAATCGTAGTGAAAAATAAGATATTCGGCTCCACATACCCCCTGACATACGGCTCTATATATGACGGTATCTCAAAGGAATCGCCGCTGCCCTGCTCCGCATGACTTTGTTCGGAGTAGAGTATCGTATCGTGCTTTGCCTCTGTCCACGAGCCAAGGGCGCTGTTGAGGTTTTTATACTGCCACGGCTCCTTCACGGCGAAAAGCTGCTTACTGCGCGTCACCACAAAAAGCGACTTGAGCGTTTCCATCCACGCATCATAAAACGTCTCTTTCTTCTCTATTTCCCCTGCCATTTCTATTTTAAGCCCCTTTAACCCTGCCTCATATCCGTTCCAATTGTTTTTTCTCTGCATCTCGGCAGTGAGGTCGCCTGCGGCAGCGGAGCCGAACACCGCCATAACATCCACAGCATACGGCAA belongs to Deltaproteobacteria bacterium and includes:
- the bcsA gene encoding UDP-forming cellulose synthase catalytic subunit is translated as MSISRRLYEAVRAHIIGLGVKDILPYSAGLISILGVIFTLRFVERYLDPQVQFHIGLGLVVSLFIMGRIKAFQKPPLRLIFIVLAGFITVRYFVWRTTETLIYTGFWDLIAMTTLYMAEVYTFIIHIMGLVINAWPLEHKIIPIKGEPSNYPVVDVFVPTYTESEDIVKTTVVAALQMNYPKDKFRIHILNDGSTVARRAKPELSEEAIRRHISLKRMAEELGVGYFTRETNKSAKAGNINHALNYTDGDLVLILDCDHVPTRDLLLNTVGWFQKDEKLFLVQTPHFFINPTPVEKNVTAVSNISGENDMFYRVIHLGLNAWNSSYFCGSAAVLRRKYLMEVGGISGVSITEDAETSFLLHSRGYNSVYINRPMVCGLSPETFDDYIIQRTRWAQGMMQLMILNNPLIEKGLRMGQRLCYFNSCFFWIFGIPRFIFYIAPAAFLLLGLKVYHAAVPQIFAFALPHIFSTFVAMDFLYGKVRKPFFSEIYESVQSMFLMPAVLSVLVSPLKPTFKITPKGKKQESSYLNPMALTFFVVVILNVAILPMAVVRWINYPEFRDVITITLAWCFYNIFLAMLALGAFWETKQIRQHHRIIAIGQVEVYFIRVKQWVKADIQDMSLTGLGFAGKFPFDVKREDDIIIRAADSYGETYEFEARVQRNIFKGGVTNCGTEYKTSAANYVKAVRFVYGDSQRWLDIWELQTRPVKTSALIYRFLISGIKGTVQSVYYANKAIVLFSAKVAGSGLGIFRNYMRRLVEA
- the rimO gene encoding 30S ribosomal protein S12 methylthiotransferase RimO — protein: MANNLKTVCLVSLGCPKNLVDSEIMLGMLKAAGLDIVTDRAAADVIIVNTCGFLESAAKESVDEILGLAEYKEKRCRMLIVAGCLTQRYKGELERELSEVDCFIGTGEYHKIADVVKNGPKERVMAGISTYVHDYSTPRILSTPSHFAYVKIAEGCSNLCSYCTIPSIRGAFRSRTIDSVVREAEDLAKAGVKEINLIAQDITSFGRDLKGADLPKLVRSLAKVGGIEWIRLLYLYPSRITDGLIKVIRDEDKVCKYIDMPVQHISTRVLKAMNRSGTKTGIKDVIKRIRRAIPDVTLRTSIIAGFPGETEKEFKELLTFVEETGFERLGVFKYSKEDGTPAARLSGQLTEKVKAARFRRLMGCQKKISLKKNKALIGSTIKVLIEAKGSFDGYSLVGRASTQAPEVDGVTYIKEGSAAPGDIVEARVKNVSAYDLMAEIA
- the amrB gene encoding AmmeMemoRadiSam system protein B produces the protein MFWAQPLFARDRHYTSYSDSPETFLRAIESYKRAPHSACAFGDKKPRAGILPHHFLASSMMVDFFECFAAQGSPKRIILIGPDHYSKGIYSASFSSLPWKTPFGMISADADAVGNMRRAISVKEDAGAFSGEHSVGILIPFVKQYFPEARIVPILVRNHVSRPDMLKLAEQLKRYAKDPGTVILLSMDFSHDKTPKEADKMDERSKAVIQGLDIGRIKDVDADNRPGLFMLMKFLKDSGIDSVYFREHSNAAIIAGRPDLKSVTSYFTVFFLK